TCGGCAGCATGGGCATCGCCGGCATCCCCAACTCAGGTCTCATCATCCTCGCCCTGGTGTTGAAAGCCGCGAAGCTGCCGGAACAGGCGATCGAGATTGCCATTCCACTGGTCTACAGCGTCGATTTCCTCGTGGCCCGCCTGCGTTCCGCCGTGAACGTGATGGGCGATCTCCAGGTGGCGATTTTGCTGGACGGGCCTGTCAAGACTGAAGAACCGAAGACCTTGAATGAGGCTGAAGCTTGACTTCATCATTGAATGAATAATCGAGAGGCGACGCTTTGCGATACCAACGCTTGCAATGGCTGGTGTTAGCCGTACTCCTTTTTTCAAGCTGCGGTTACTGGGGGCCACGACAGTCGCCAGGAGCATCGCCCTGGATCGGCCCCGGCAAGAAGGCCACTCGCTTTGCCAAAATGGAAGGAGATTTCTTTCGTGGATATGCTCCAGTTCCCTACTGGGATGAAGGCCAAGGGTCGGTCCTGGCGAAACGCCGCATCGAGTCGTTCTTGCCGAACTTTCCCCGCACACTCTTCGAGAAGCTAGAAGAAACAGAACCCGCACTGACGGACGACGGAACGAGCACATATGATAAAATGAAATTTGATGCAATCCCAACTGTCATTTCATTGAATCCAGATATTGCGGTTGTCACGTTGCGCCCCATGCCCCGTGATACCATGGATGACATGTTCCCCAAATGGACTAGAAGGGCTTCAGATCGCATTGAGTACGAAACTATTGGCCTCTTAGACGGGCGGTGGTTTTTTACCGGCGTGATATTTCCCTCTTCCGATGAAATCTACGTCATTTCGACAGCGCCCGAGATTCCCGTCGGACTTTTGGAATTCAAAGACAACCGCGCCGTCATTCCGTTCAACGGAGGCAGACTCGTCCTCACCCGTGACGGCGACGTGGTGAGCACCGTGCGGGAGTGATCCCCTACGGCCCGTAGAAGCGGCGTTCAGGGCGGTATGGGCGGCAGGGTCAGAAGCGGAGCGCATGGCCCTGCCCGCGTGCCATGAAAATTTGGTTGCGCGAGTGTTGGGGTCTGACCAAATGGGACGCTCTGATGCAGCCGCGCGTCGCATCAGATGTGACGCCGGTAATTCTGCGGCGTCGTTCCGACAACTTGCACGAAAGCCAGCGTCAGGTGGCTATGGTTTGCGAAACCGCAACCGTCGGCGACTTCCGCCAGGGTGAGATTTCGGCCGAAGTAGTTCATCAGTTCTTTCGCCCGATTCACGCGAAGTTCCAGTAGCGCGCTATGCACTGTCTGTCCGGTTTCCTTCTTGAAGACCCGCGTGAGATAGGAGCGACTGACCCCGGCAGCGACGGCCAGATCACCGAGCGTCACCTTCTCGGCCAGGTTCTCCTTCAGGTATTCCCGCGTTTTGGAGACGATGGCCGATCCTTTTCGCTCGTGCAGAGTCCGTGATTTGGACTTTCCTTCCCCCATCACGAACAGCCGTCCGAGCAGGGAAATGAACGTTCCCTCAGCCATCAACTCCCCGCCAGGCGACCTTTCGCCGCACTGCAGCCACAACTGTTTGAGGAGCGTCGCGAGATAAGGGTCATGCATTTCACTGTTCGGTGCACGCCTCAGATAGGAACCTTCGGTTTCCAGCAACTCGCCGGCAACTTGCTGCAATTCCTGCTCGGGAAATGAAATGAACAGGCTCTCGAATTGGCCGAGGCTGTTGCCGCGGATCTTGCATTCCGCTCCCGGTGGGACCAGCACGAGTGAGCCAGGCTCTTTTCGAAACCAGCCTGCTCCGTAGTTCGTTTCATATGGAGAGCTCTCTTGCCCGAGGCACATTCGTACGATGTAGCTGAGCGTCGTTGGGCGAGAAGTGTTCTTCACATACCAATCAGGACAGATTCTTCGAGAGTAAACATATCCGAGTTGCAGGGACCGTCGACCGGTGCATCGAAGCTCAGTGTAATCTGCGAAACGCGATTCCCGCGAATTGTTGGTGTGGGCGGAGAAACACGACCGATGTGGCGAGGGGGCCAGGTTTGTGGAGTCGAGAGTGGAGAGTGGCTTCACGTTCTGCCGATGCCTGACGTATCGATGTTTCACGATGCAAGTCCCGTCGACTGAGGAGAGCAATCAATCCTCAGCGCGCACGATTGATCTTCAACATCCAATAGTTCAGGTCAAGGTTTCCGGCTGGTTTGCAGATCAAGTTTTTAAAAATCTACGAGTCCGTTCTTCGACTCCTGCGCATCCTTTGCGCAATTCTGCTCTTTTTCGTGGCGGTCCCCGCCAAGAGGAGTAGCCACTCTTATTAGGTCCATTCCAACGAGTGAATCTTACGGGCGACTGATCCGGCGAGAGTTTTCGCACGCAGATTTTATTTCGAAATCTCGCAGTTGTGCGTGAGCCGATTTTGACCTGACATTTTACTGGGTATTTCGAGCAATCGGAGTTCGCATCCGCCGGTTCGAACGCTTCAGGATCGCCATCCCGTCTTTCCCTGGAATGCGCTTTGCTTCCCTTGGACAAGCATGCCGGGACGCACGAAACAATCGTTTGGCGTCATCCGAGCACCTCAAAGCGGCAAATGGATCGGAACAAGATGGCTCTTCTCGTGAATTTTCCTTCTCCGATCGGTCGTCTGGTTGCGTCGCGATTCTCGCGGCCATTTGTTCGATAGAACAGTTGCCGCAACTCAATCGGGAACCGCACGCACTGGAGCATGACCCCGGAGTGTGTGGATCTTCTCTGTTGTCCCGCTTTGCTGGAAGCGGCTTGCTGGGAAGGCGGCCGACAATTTTTCGTGTTGATTGCACTGCTCCTGCGCGTCGCCTGTAGGGGGCCGACAGCGCCTCACTTTTTCGAAACTGTTTTTCATCGCGAAGGCTCAACATGCGTCATCGTTGTCAAATTCAACGGGCTCGCGGCTTCACGCTCATCGAACTGCTCGTCGTGATCGCGATCATCGCGATCTTGATTGCCTTGCTGCTCCCGGCCGTGCAGCAGGCTCGCGAATCCGCACGACGTTCGCAGTGCAAGAATAATCTCAAACAACTCTGCCTGGGACTGCACAACTACCACGATATTTACTCGATGTTTCCGGTGGTGAATGCAGTGTCAGGCCCTGACTACAAGACCCCCTGGGGGGTTGCCATTCTTCCCTCAATCGACCAGTCGCCCCTGTACAATCTGCTCAATCCTGGATCTTCAAAGCTGTTCACCCCAAACACAACGTCGCTGCCTGTCTTCAAGTGCCCCACCGATCCCTCGAGTGACGTCATCTTCCACTCCGGCGGAGGCAAGTACAACTGGTTTTTCGCCAGGGGCAAAGGCGCCAACGGCGCCAACTTATGCACGCTGGTCAGCGATCGCTGCAGTATGAGCGACTCCGGCATTGGTGATCCGCTTTTTTCCGCGGCAAACTACATCATGAATTGCTATCTACTGTCGCCGCCGTCGTCTAACACACTGAGCGTCGAAAAATTGAACCGCGCAAATGGAGTTTCGAACTACGTGATGCTGGGCGAACGGCTGAACTCCAGCGGGCCGACATCCTGGCTGGCGAAGTTTGGAAACTACGTCGGAAATCCGACGGCGGGGGGGTACAACCTGACCGCCACATTGACCTCGCTGGATGGCTGTAATGCTGCGACATCCGATCCTGTCAGCAACCCATACAATGATGGGAAAATGAACTACGGAGACTTCTCTTTTACAATGAACGGATCGCGGCGGTCGGCCAGCAGCCTGCATTCCGGAGGCTGCCAGTTTGCTCTTGGTGACGGCTCCGTGCGATTCATCAGCCGCTCCGTCGACCAGAAGACCTGGATCACAATTGTGTCCCCGATCGTGGGCGGTGCGATCGGCGAATTCTGAGCCGGCTAGCGCTGCCAATTTCCAATCCAGCCGCCTCCCGGGCTTCCCTGGGTTGGCGCGAATGGAAGCTTATGTCACTGGCTTCTGCCGTGTCGACAAGGGACGCCGTGTCGCTCATACGCAGGCGGAAAAGGGCGGCGATTTTCGCTGAGCCGTATCATTATTATTAGAAATCAATCTCTGAATGAGGACTCGTTTATGACTGGAAGAGTTCGAAGTCGACCTGGTTTTACATTGATTGAACTGCTGGTCGTCATCGCGGTGATCGCGGTGCTGATATCTTTGCTGCTGCCGGCGGTGCAGCAGGCTCGCGAAGCCGCACGTCGTACGCAATGCAAAAATAATCTCAAGCAAATGGGCCTGGCCCTAAACAACTATCATGATGCGTATAGCACATTTCCCATCGGAGTCGTCAGTCCGGGAACCCCGGTGATTACCACAGCCACAGCTCCGACCGCAAAGGTTCAGGGACTTGGCTGGTCCGTCGGCCTGCTGCCCTTCATGGACCATGCAAATCTGAGCGAACAGATTCAGGCTGCGGCCCGGAACGGATGGACGACGATCGTCCCCATCACATATGAAGCGTACGGGTACACTTACACATGGGACAGTAGTGTCTCGCTGAGTAGTCTTTTTGCAGTTCCTGCCGCCTATCGGTGCCCTTCCGATGCCACTTCTGATTCCGGCGACAATGACCGCGGCCAATACGGAAACTATGTGGGAGTTTATGACTCCACAGGCGTGCTGGACGGAAGCGGCGCCACGATCACAATGAAAGTGAAGAACGATGGAATGTTTGGCGTCAACGTTGTTCGCAGGTTTAGCGACATCATTGACGGCTCGTCAAACACGTTCATCGTTGGAGAAAGAAGTTTCAGCGACTACGGCTATGTCATTCCGGTGGGCGTGAACAGCAATGCGGAAGCGCTGGCCGTTTTTGGCGGTGGAAGACGGGCGGACAATTTTGCAACTTTGCCCTATTCGCAGCGAATCATGACCTTTTTCGGGAGCGTCCACGGCGTCGACCTGGCCAACATGCTCATGGCCGACGGCAGCGTACGCATGTTGCCTGTGAACAAAATGAATCTCGCCACGTTTTCCAGTCTGTGTGACCGCAATGACGGAGGCCTCATTGGCGAGTTTTAGCATTCACCAATTGATGACAGGGATTCGCAGGTTACGCGCGGAGGAACTGGCATGAAACTGTTAGCCGATTGGAGGGAGCGAATGCTGCGGGGCACGGAGCGATTTGCACTGAGACGCTTTCGTCATATGGGCAAAGTCGCCATCGTTGCCGCGGGGCTCTGTCTGCTGACCTGCGGCTGCGGGACCGGACTGTTTGGTTCTCAGGGTGGGACGGTTCAGGTTCTCGAGGTGATCGCGTCTCCCCTGCCCCCTTTAAAGCCAGACAGCAGTGTGACTCGTCCCGATCGGCAGATTTTGTGGGGGAGAGTTGTCATCGACGGGCGGCCCGCCAAAAAGGATGAAGTGCGCGTGCTGGCGAGTAGCGCCCAGGCGGTGACTGAAGCCGAAGGTGACGCGAACCGCCTGGTTCCCAGGCGGATTACCCCGAAGACAAAGCCGTTGCAAAAGCAATTGTCGACGTCAGTCGCTCAGGATGACGGCCTGTACATGATCAAGGAAATGCTGCCGGGCGCGACGTACATCCTCTACTTTGAGTTCGGTCCAGCATACGCCGACAAGCAGGCCGCAACTGAAATCTATCAGACCCCGTTCGATTCGCAGTTCATCGTGAAGATGAAAAAGGGTCCGACGATGATGGATCTGGTCCTGCAAATCGACACTGCCGCAGCGGGCAAGAAATAGTGGGGACGTGGGAAGCAGATTTCTGCTGAGCCCCCCCGCTCCGCGACATGACCATTGACTGGGGATGTCGGCGCTCTGGCGGCCTGAAACAACCGATGTCGCCTGCATGGCGGAGCTGCGGACGAACGGTCCCGCCGAGCCGTTCAGAAGAAATGACCATTTACGTCACAAGGAACAGTGAGTCACACATGCTCAGAAGCTTTTTGCTCGCCGTCTGGCTGATGGCCCCGATCGCGGGTTATTTCTGCCTGCAATATGCCGCTCCGGAACTCATCAAGTCGAACGAAGCTGCCGCCGCGTTCTCTCAAGCGTCGCTGCTGACGCAGCAGGAAGACTGGGAAAGCGCTGTCGCCGTGCTGCTCGAAACCAAAGCCCTCGTGCCGGAAAAAGACGTTGGCACCCAGAATCAACTGAAGCTCGAAATCGCCAAGCTCTATTTGCGGCAGGGGATGCTCGATCAGGCCCGTGATGAACTGGTCATTCTTGGCGACAAACTGGCAACCTCCACCAGCGAACAGGCGCCGGATCAGTTCCGCCGCGAATACCAGCGAGTCATGGCGAATACGGATTTCTACACCGCCTGGCAACTGCGGGTACAGGGTGAAGTTCGCGACACCTGGGAACCGGTCCTCGACGGCGCCCGCCAGTCGTTCCGCCAGCTCGCAGAAACCGCGAATACCACTGCCGAACGCACGTCCCGTGCAGAAGACAACGAGTCAGCCATTCGTCTGGCATTTCTCGATGACGAAGACCTGATCGGCACGCCGTTCCCCAAGAAATGCGAGTGCAAAAGCAAGTGCAAAAAGCCGGGTAAGGCCAAGGGTAAGAAACCCAAAAAACAGGGTGAACCACAGGACGACGCGAGTCAGGGTGAAGAAGATCTCGACACCACCGGAACCTGATATTTGCTTGACCGACGCAACCTGCAAGCGAAAGCGGTTCACGCCGACTGCCGGGGTTGGAGCGAACTTGACTCGCGAAAACCCCGGTCCAGGCCGGGTGCTGGTGCCTGACCAAGGGGAAGGCCCTGATTCAGCGTTCTACCCAAAGAATACAGGCTGGTCAGTGAGACATACACCCCACGTTCGGCAAGGCATTCACTCTGCGACCGATCCTGTCACTCTGCATTCAGAACTACGCTGGCGATGTCGTCACATGAATCGACTTGGTGACTGCTGGGCTGGTTCCCCCGTCGCCGTCGCTCAGCGTGACCCGCACTGTGCGAGTCAGTTCAAGCGGCATTCCCACGGTGCTGCTGAACTGAATGTTCCGTAGCAGAGCCTGCACTGCCTCGGGCGTCGAGCTGGCATTGAACGTGATCGACAGGCCCACTTTCTTCGTGCCCCCGGTCAAGGTTCCGAAGACGACTCCGCCGTAAGTCACGTTGCTGCCTGAGACGCCGATCTGACCGGCGTCGACTCCCTGATTGCGGATGCTCAATACGTCTGTTCCCTGGCCGTTGGTGGTCAGAGTGACCACCAGCTTTCCGGCGTCCAGGTTTGCCGAGTCCGTGTCGCTGACCGTTGCATCCTCGTCCAGCAAGATCCCAGCGTCGCCGCCATGATAGGTCGTGGCGCCTTCAAAGCCCCCGATCACGGGCGGGGTATTGCCAGGGGCCACGGTGACGGTTTTCGAGCGGGCCGTGCTGGTTCCTCCGTCGCCGTCACTGAGCAGAACTCGAACCGTTCGGGGATCAGTGGAGCGGGCCGGGGAACTGTTGCTGAACGTGATATTCCGCAGCAACGCCTGAGCCGCGATCGGCGTCGCGCTGTCGTTGAAATTGATTGTTAAGCCGACCTTGCTGGTGCCGCCGGTGAATGTACCAATGATGACCCCGCCATAGGTCACGTTGCTGCCTGAAACGCCGATTTGGCCTGCAGCCGTTCCCTGATTGCGAATTGAAAGCACGTCGCTCCCCTGACCACCTGCGGTCAAGGTGACAATCAGCTTGCCGCCATTGAAGTCTGGAGAATCGATATCGCTGACGGTCGCGTCGCTATCGATCTGGACAGCGCCGGAGCCGAGGAAGTCAGTGCTCCCGGCGAAGTTTCCCACCACGGGAGCATCATTCACCGACGACACGTTCACGGTTTTTGAGACGAACGTGCTGGCCCCTCCGCCATCGCCGACAAACACTCGCACCGTTCTGGGCAGCGTCACGGGATTCTTTGAAGTGCTCGAGAACGTGATGCTTCGCAGCAGTGCCTGGGCAGCGGCCGGCGTGCAGCTGGCGTTGAAATTGATCGTCAGGCCGACCTTGTTCGTGCCGCCGGTGAATGTGCCGATGATGACTCCGCCGAAAGTCACGTTACTGCCGCTGAGGCCGATCTGCCCTTCAGCGGCCCCCTGATTCTGGATCGACAGGACATCCGTTGCCTGGGCATTCGCCGTCAACGTCACGACCACTTTGCCGCCGTTGAACGTGAGCGAATCGACATCCTGCAGTGTCGCATCGGCATCCAATATTTGGGGGACGGCGCCCTCAGCATAAGCGACTGCATCATCGAATCCGGAAATGACCGGCGGTTCGTTCACATTGGTTACGGAAATCAGGAATTGTTTTTCGTAGGTAAGTCCTCGTGCGTCGGCCACCTGAACCCGAATTGAATAGCTGCTTTTGGTTTCGTAATCGAAACTTTCCGCCGTGAGCAGATTGCCGCTGCCATCGATCGAAAAGCGGGTGTTGTCGTCATCGCCTGTTCCGGACGCGAGGCTGAAAGTGAACGTGTCGCCAATATCCGCGTCCGTCGCGGCGAATTCCCCAACCGTTGTGCCGATGGGCTGATTCTCTGCAGTGGAAGTCAATGTGAGCGACAGGTCAGTCGGACGGTTGTCGAGGACGTACCGCTGAGCGTAGACGCCATAGCTGCTGCCGTCCTGGCCGGCGCTGTACCAAGTGACGACAAAATTTCCCTCTGCATCCATCGCCACCTGCGAATTGTACTGCATGTCAGTGGTGTAGGTATTGACCCGGAATTCATCACCTTGTGCCGCACCGGTCGCATCGAACACCTGGGCATAGATGCCAAAGTTGTCTCCGTCCTGATCAGCACTCACCCAGCTGATGACGAAATCTCCGGATCCATTCATGGCCACCGAGGATGCACCCTGGGTGCCGGTTGTAAAAGCGTTGACTCGAAACTCGACGCCGACTTTGAGGCCAGCAGAATCGTATCGCTGCGCGTAGACTCCTCCACTGCTGCCATCTTGTCCGCTGCTACCCCAACTGACAATGAAGTTGCCTGCACTGTCCATTCCGACCGCAGGAAATGTTTGGTCGGATGTGGTGTAGCTGTTGACTCGAAACTCACCCCCTTGTGCCGCGCCCGACGAGTCGAAGCGCTGTGCATAGACGCCGCGTCCGCTCCCGTCCTGACCATTGCCGGAGAAACTGCCGTCTTCCCAGGCGACCACGAAATCTCCGTCTGAATCCATCGCGATTGATGGGTAAAGCTGGTCTTTAACAGTCTGTGTATTGATCCGGAACTCACTCCCCTGCGCAACGCCGGACGAGTTGTATCTTTGGGCATAAACTCCGTAGCCGTTTCCATCTTGCCCGGAGCTTTGCCAGACGACGACAAAATTCCCGGCTTCGTCGACCGCAACTGCAGGCGCTGCCTGCGTGCCGGTGGTATAGGTATTGACTCGAAATTCACTTCCCTGCGCGACTC
This window of the Planctomicrobium piriforme genome carries:
- a CDS encoding helix-turn-helix domain-containing protein; the encoded protein is MKNTSRPTTLSYIVRMCLGQESSPYETNYGAGWFRKEPGSLVLVPPGAECKIRGNSLGQFESLFISFPEQELQQVAGELLETEGSYLRRAPNSEMHDPYLATLLKQLWLQCGERSPGGELMAEGTFISLLGRLFVMGEGKSKSRTLHERKGSAIVSKTREYLKENLAEKVTLGDLAVAAGVSRSYLTRVFKKETGQTVHSALLELRVNRAKELMNYFGRNLTLAEVADGCGFANHSHLTLAFVQVVGTTPQNYRRHI
- a CDS encoding DUF1559 domain-containing protein, translated to MRHRCQIQRARGFTLIELLVVIAIIAILIALLLPAVQQARESARRSQCKNNLKQLCLGLHNYHDIYSMFPVVNAVSGPDYKTPWGVAILPSIDQSPLYNLLNPGSSKLFTPNTTSLPVFKCPTDPSSDVIFHSGGGKYNWFFARGKGANGANLCTLVSDRCSMSDSGIGDPLFSAANYIMNCYLLSPPSSNTLSVEKLNRANGVSNYVMLGERLNSSGPTSWLAKFGNYVGNPTAGGYNLTATLTSLDGCNAATSDPVSNPYNDGKMNYGDFSFTMNGSRRSASSLHSGGCQFALGDGSVRFISRSVDQKTWITIVSPIVGGAIGEF
- a CDS encoding DUF1559 domain-containing protein, translating into MTGRVRSRPGFTLIELLVVIAVIAVLISLLLPAVQQAREAARRTQCKNNLKQMGLALNNYHDAYSTFPIGVVSPGTPVITTATAPTAKVQGLGWSVGLLPFMDHANLSEQIQAAARNGWTTIVPITYEAYGYTYTWDSSVSLSSLFAVPAAYRCPSDATSDSGDNDRGQYGNYVGVYDSTGVLDGSGATITMKVKNDGMFGVNVVRRFSDIIDGSSNTFIVGERSFSDYGYVIPVGVNSNAEALAVFGGGRRADNFATLPYSQRIMTFFGSVHGVDLANMLMADGSVRMLPVNKMNLATFSSLCDRNDGGLIGEF
- a CDS encoding cadherin repeat domain-containing protein; the encoded protein is MEIRQLLSGTPVPVGGEFRANTYTTGTQRHPSIASDADGNFVVTWGSTGQDGDGDGIFAQRYNSSGIAQGGEFRVNTYTTGNQFFSYVAMDRVGNFVVTWQSAGPDGSGFGVFAQRYDSGGVAQGSEFRVNTYTTGTQAAPAVAVDEAGNFVVVWQSSGQDGNGYGVYAQRYNSSGVAQGSEFRINTQTVKDQLYPSIAMDSDGDFVVAWEDGSFSGNGQDGSGRGVYAQRFDSSGAAQGGEFRVNSYTTSDQTFPAVGMDSAGNFIVSWGSSGQDGSSGGVYAQRYDSAGLKVGVEFRVNAFTTGTQGASSVAMNGSGDFVISWVSADQDGDNFGIYAQVFDATGAAQGDEFRVNTYTTDMQYNSQVAMDAEGNFVVTWYSAGQDGSSYGVYAQRYVLDNRPTDLSLTLTSTAENQPIGTTVGEFAATDADIGDTFTFSLASGTGDDDNTRFSIDGSGNLLTAESFDYETKSSYSIRVQVADARGLTYEKQFLISVTNVNEPPVISGFDDAVAYAEGAVPQILDADATLQDVDSLTFNGGKVVVTLTANAQATDVLSIQNQGAAEGQIGLSGSNVTFGGVIIGTFTGGTNKVGLTINFNASCTPAAAQALLRSITFSSTSKNPVTLPRTVRVFVGDGGGASTFVSKTVNVSSVNDAPVVGNFAGSTDFLGSGAVQIDSDATVSDIDSPDFNGGKLIVTLTAGGQGSDVLSIRNQGTAAGQIGVSGSNVTYGGVIIGTFTGGTSKVGLTINFNDSATPIAAQALLRNITFSNSSPARSTDPRTVRVLLSDGDGGTSTARSKTVTVAPGNTPPVIGGFEGATTYHGGDAGILLDEDATVSDTDSANLDAGKLVVTLTTNGQGTDVLSIRNQGVDAGQIGVSGSNVTYGGVVFGTLTGGTKKVGLSITFNASSTPEAVQALLRNIQFSSTVGMPLELTRTVRVTLSDGDGGTSPAVTKSIHVTTSPA